The segment aggggatttaaagttgtgaaaattaaggatcacgcctttttgcaaagggagataattaggaatttatgaaaattttcgagaaattttcaaaaatcttcttctcacgaatcttaagaccaggaaagctgaaatttgtgtggaagcattctcaggtagtgtagattcaaaatcatgaccctcggggtagggtggggccacagtggggggttaaagtttaacataggaatatatagagtaaatctttaaaaattttctcagaaactaatcagccaggaaagctgaaacttgtgtggaagcatcctcaggtagtgtagattcaaagttgtgaaaacagtgatcccctggggtagggtggggccacaatggggggtcgaagtttaacataggaatatatagagttaatcttaaaaaatcttctcagaaactaatcagccaggaaagctgattcaaagttgtgaaaatcatgatccccgggggtaaggtggggccacaatggggggtcgaagtttaacataggaatatatagagtaaatctctAAAACTTTTctctgaaactaatcagccaggaaagctgaaacttgtgtggaagcatcctcaggtagtgcagattcaaagttgtgaaaatcatgatccccgggggtaaggtggggccacaatggggagtcgaagtttaacataggaatatatagagtaaatctttaaaaatcttctcagaaactaatcagccaggaaagtttaaacttgtgtggaagcatcctcaggtaggtaCAAATAGGAacaaatagagtaaatctttaaaaatcttcttctcaaaaactattcagccaggaaagctgaaacttgtgtggaagcatcctcaggtagtgtagattcaaagatgtaaaaataatgacacccccgggagtagggtggggccacaatggatgggggggtcaaagttttttcataggaatatgtagagtaaatctttaaaaatcttcttctcagaaactagatcagccagatgattctttataattgttaagacgttggccccaggacaattcttcggcctcacaagaaggttcagagtttgatgtaggtttactagtatatcccatatataaacaattgttaaggatctttttgagaactgcaatactcaacatgtgatatgactataaactTTTCCTGTTAGAAAAAGAATGaggaaaaatgaaaagaaaaagaaaaaggacgaatgattataaacataagaatatccaggggaaaaatggattttatatattttatcatacctattgctcctcaggtgagcgatgcggcccatgggcctcttgtttatctAAAAGGTGGCTCCCATCAGCCACGCACCTCCCTTCACTTGCCTATTCGCTAATTTAGTGTTTCGGCGGTGTGATACGAGGTAAATGAGAAATAAATGGTTTTCCAAAAAGAATCGGTTTTTAATTTAGGtattccttttttatatttttcgaTCAAATAATGGTTAAAGTCGACATTAAAATGTCTGCTTTACTGATCGTAAAGTGCATTGCCCTGGATAAAAATTTTATGGTTCGTCAAAATGTATCAAAAGAGTGCCTTAGTTTTTCATGTGTGTAATTAAATGTACATAACTTTCATTTTAGATCAAAACGTGCAGTTGTACCAGAGCATCATAGTTTATCATGTAGTGCAATCGTATGCTAATAAATAGTTTCATCCTTGAGCGTTAGAATGTATCATGGTGTCATAGTGTGTACTATAGTGtgtgtgaatatatatatacatatatatatatatatatatatatatatatatatatatatatatatatatatatatatatatatatatatatatatatatatatagtttgattgaataCCGAATTGTCCACGGATTTCTCTCCGGTTATTTTTTCCCAATCATGATATTTTCCCCAAATCACGATATTTTTCTggataattacatttttaccGATATGACATCGGGTTTGACCGGTCaacagaggatgcttactcctccaaGGCACCtaatcctacctctatctatttggcggtccgtgttgctctgctttgaatttgtatttcgttttatggattttcagatggttcacggtttgttattgtcattttttcatagtGCAATTATCATTTAGTGCAGTTTGATTAATAGTTTCATCCCTTATCTTTATGGTCAAGGTGTGCCATACTGTCTCATAGTGGTCAATGTGTCAAAGTACATCTCATGGAGTTTCTTAATAATATTAGAGTGTAGCATATGTCAGAATGTGTTGTTATGCCAGAATATTCAATGCAATCAGAATGTTAACATTAGATCCAAAGTGTGTTAACGTTAAGTCACGGATGCTGGttgtttttaaatcatgaatttCAGCACTCAAACGCCATCCTACTTTTTTATCACCTTTTATCTGTGCATACTCAAAACAAGTAATTCATTCATTAAATCATCCTCTTAACATACTTTAACATAATTTATCCTAACAAAGAGGGTTTCAGAATGCTGTAGTTTTTTAGAAAATTCTTAGAGTGTAATACTCAGAATACTGTGGTTTTATGAATATTtgtgtatataattttttgtgattttagtCATATTTAGTATAGTTGagggaaaaacaaaaaatcatactTTACATTCAAAcacgatttttattaaaatactgTCGAATAACAAATTCATCAATATAATTTAACTCTCTCATTCACAATCATACATCAAAACATTATCATTTCTACAATGTCAGCAGAATCTTAGTAATATTTACTGTAGCCGAATTTGTTCATGGCTCGTCTTGCGCTTGGTGTGAAGAAATTGCCCTGCATCATTGAACTGGACGGCATCATCATGGAAGGAGACATGGGACTAGATGTCATGGACATCATGGAAGGAGACATGGTTTCTGACATGGGGCTCATCATTGACATCAATGGACTAGTAGACATCATGGGGTTAGTTGATGACATTGCAGACATCATGGGGTTGGTGGATGACATAGCAGACATCATGGGATTAGTGGATGACATAGCAGACATCATGGGATTAGTGGATGCCATAGACATCAGAGGACTTGAAGACATCATAGGGTTTGTGGACATCATTGGGGACATCATTGACATCATGCGTCTGGAATTCATCACATTTTCTGCTAGTTTTGACATCATGGACAGTACGGTGCGCATCATGGGTGATGTTGTCATCATTTGTGTGATCATGGGCATAGATGTACCTGTCATCATAGCTAGCTGAGTGGCGTCTCTAAGGAGGGGTGTTGTGGAGCCACTCATCATGGCACTGGCCGGATTCATTGTTCCCGTCATCTCGGCGGAAGGTGACGTCATAGCATTGGCCATTGCGTTTGCCATTGCATTGGTAGCCATATTGTTACCCATAGAGGATGCCGGAATAATAGAGTCCTGCATAGCCATGGTGGGTTCTGACGCCATCATCGAGCCTCCCATTGGTGATGACATACGAGAGTGTTTTTCTAAATAAGTAAGAAACAAgaacttttttgtaaaaaaaaattcccaagtCAACTGTCAGGTAAATCGCAAGCATAAAATTCTTTCCAACCAAAATAATTGAACAAAAGTGGTAAACGTACTGTAATATTTCATGGATTTTGGAATGGCTTCACCACAGCATACTAGTGCAAAAAGCAGAGCCAGTGTTTGGGATCtcatctgcaaaagaaaaatcaacgctaatattcctttaaaataccattaaataatgaattattatttttagtgGCAAAATAGTAAAATGAACCGAAAAAAAGGAACAGAACAATACCAAAACTTATTGCACATGTATCTCTTACCTTGAATGGCTATTCTAGATCTGTAAAAGAGACTGGAATAGGAGGTTTATGATTTTGTCCTGAAGTGGCCTgctttatatacttttttacaaattatgtcACAGTGGACAGAGCAAAACGGCTGGGCGACACTGGAGATGGATAAACTTTGATCGCTTATTGATGTGTGATGGACTGTTACATGGACTGTCAGATCGTTCGTTATTCTCATAAATTATAGCAATAATTCTGGAATCTTCACACGGTTTTTAATCTGATGATCAGAAGATTTGAATTCTATGTTCAATTAGGTATATTACCAGTCGATTTTTTATTAGTGTTATGAATCTTTCGTTATGAAtagcttttgtttttgttggtttttcggTAATAAAAAAACTACGTTAGACAAATGTTTTAcgtagaagaaaaaataaattatttgatttttattactaATTTGACCTCATTTTTATCTTTCGACCAAGGTGCATGTAGTATATGGGAAGTACTTGTAAGAAATATGTACGGAAGATTGTAtaagctgtaaaaaaaaatgttgcgcTTTGgattagaatatacatgtatatatgtaaatttctttCATTGATATTATTAGTACTATTATGTAAGATTAACTCTGCTATGCAAACAGTGTTTACTTCAAACTGTGTTTGATCATTTTGGGCCTTATTTTCATTCTCAAGCTAAATGTTccattgattttgaattaactTGAACGTAATTTAAGTAAACATTCAAATATAATATAGTTCCTGTAtaatgatctctctctctctctctctctctctctctctctctctctctctctctctctagctcTCTCGTCTTATTACAAAGATTTAACATACGTTTGTTTAGTTTACTTGTCAAAGATAGATATAACATTTGAAAAGTGAAAATTTGTGTAAAACTTTTGACAGCTAATTGAAGGACTTAACCCTTGGGACATGGAATATTGTTCGCTATGATACATCGAAACCAATGTAATTTTGAATTATCaataagtaaatataaacaaattaataaaatatttatgcataTTTTCCAATACAATGTTTAAATCTTAATGTGGAAATAGTTCTCATATATCGGGTGTATAAGATCGGTTCTAAAAATTGTTGTGGGATACACATCGTTAATAAGGCAAGCGTtaacatatatatgtaagtgtTAGGTATAACGTTAGAGAAAACGTATCTACATTTctatatttaaatcaatatgaCCTTCAATTTTCATATCTAAATTTCTTAATGTGAAATgtagtaattttaaaacaactataataatgaaaaaaaagatcatTCTTATAAACTTCCGTTATTCGTATTTTTGTTGGAAAAGCTCGTAAGAGGTCCTGATTGAAGCAAAGTTATACATTTGTCctgtaaaaagtttttattaatGGATAGTTCTCTgtaatgattatcattttaattaactTATTGCCGTTGATGTTTCAGTTACATGCAGAATTATAGTAGGTTTTTGTACCAAGATAAAATTCTACAAATACAGCTCGTGTACGTTGCTCTAAATTATCTATATAATGCCATTATGATAAAATCACGTTTGATTTACCGCGGtcgattatttattttattccttaCATGTAAGCCTTCACTTTAGAGTTGTTCATGTGTTTGGATCCATATTCTAGACATTAAGCTACATTGACCATCTGTTACGAGAACTAACTCTTACTGGATAAAGTACAGTAAAATTTTCaagttaaaaaagaatttatcgCAAACTAGATTAAGACTGTATGTATATCAGTAtacatttcaatgataaaactGCTATTTCactataaaagttttttttctgtttaaaaccTCAAATTTCCTACACATAATCCAATCTTTCATTGTAACCTCTTctacaatatatttttgaacTTGAGCTActcaatttacaaattaaatcgAATGTTGAAGACTGTAGTGTTTGACAGTTACTGTATTTTttgtgtcatttaaaaaatatttaactatCTAGaacatttaatgaatttcaagtatataattgaaaaagaaaaacaagcacGTACATATTACTAGTATTCTACATTATAAATTTGATCTCTTAATAAATGCTTTACAGTGATTATCgtgtatgtatatgtacatattaatCGCAAAATCCTTTTGAAATATTATGAGGCAGAGACACCCGGGTTACATGATTAATTAGGCAGATTTGGTATCATCTGTGCTATGTTGTAAACAGGGCTATATAAAGGTATACCTTTTATAAATAGCATATAGCATTTGGCTATATGTCGCTAACAGATGACATAAACATATTGTAACTGCTCACCCCCGAATGTTCAATTTATCAGATATCTCCGTTTCTTTAATACTGTACGTTATTCTAGCCcaactgtatttaatttttccGGAAAATGATTCAATGTATAGTATTTGTAGGTTGTCAGATCATAGAAATAAGAATTATGTGAGTAAAAAAGTATGTAAAAACcttcacatgtatatttttgtgtaaattacCCAATGCAAGAAAGTGCTATTCATTAATATACAagagttttatttaaatttgtcacatttattagcatataaatgcacaaaataaataatgcaaaaat is part of the Magallana gigas chromosome 3, xbMagGiga1.1, whole genome shotgun sequence genome and harbors:
- the LOC117692615 gene encoding uncharacterized protein gives rise to the protein MRSQTLALLFALVCCGEAIPKSMKYYKKHSRMSSPMGGSMMASEPTMAMQDSIIPASSMGNNMATNAMANAMANAMTSPSAEMTGTMNPASAMMSGSTTPLLRDATQLAMMTGTSMPMITQMMTTSPMMRTVLSMMSKLAENVMNSRRMMSMMSPMMSTNPMMSSSPLMSMASTNPMMSAMSSTNPMMSAMSSTNPMMSAMSSTNPMMSTSPLMSMMSPMSETMSPSMMSMTSSPMSPSMMMPSSSMMQGNFFTPSARRAMNKFGYSKYY